The segment TTCGCTCTTCCTAACAGTGAAGTCATGATTCACCAACCACTTGGTGGAGCACAAGGTCAAGCAACGGAAATTGAGATTGCTGCAAAACGCATCTTGTTCCTACGCGAAAAGCTGAACACGATCCTATCCGAGCAAACTGGTCAACCAATTGAAGTGATCTCCCGCGACACAGACCGCGACAACTTCATGACAGCTGACCGCGCATTGGAATACGGACTAATCGACAAAGTTATCCGTAATAATAACTAAGAAAAAATAAAACCGGGCTTCCCATCAAGGGGAGACCCGGTTTTTTAGTTCTCTTGCTGAACGTATTCTGTTAATGCCGCAATTGCATCCTCTTCATCGTGACCGTCAGCGATTAGCGTAATCGTTGTTCCGGAGCTGATTGCAAGGCTCATTAGGCCCATGATGCTTTTCGCATTTACTTTCTTGCCGTCTTTTTCTAGAAAAACCTCGCTTGAGAAGCGGTTTGCTTCTTGTACGAAAAGGGCAGCCGGACGTGCTTGTAAGCCCGTTTTCAAACGTACATCCACTTGTTTTTGTACCATGTGTATTCCTCCTCTATCCAATTTTATGTTGGCTGATCCGATAGCCGTCCCTCAATCGCGAAGGCCCCTCACAGCTTTATTTAACAGATTCCCCTGCACGTAATTTATCGGCAATTTCATCTATTTTCCGTAGTCGGTGATTAATGCCGGATTTGCTGATGGTCCCACTTGATACCATCTCGCCAAGCTCCTTCAAGGTCACATCCTGATAGGTGACACGCAGCTCTGCTATTTCGCGAAGCTTGTCAGGTAGAATCCCAAGCCCGACCGTGCTGTCAATAAAACGGATGTTTTCTACCTGCCGGATGGCTGCACCGATTGTTTTATTAAGATTGGCTGTTTCACAGTTTACCAATCGGTTGACTGAATTCCGCATGTCTCGCACAATCCTAATATCCTCGAATTTCAGCAACGCCTGATGTGCGCCAATGATACTCAGAAATTCCGCAATCTTCTCCGCCTCTTTCAGGTACGTGATATACCCCTTCTTACGCTCCAGCGTTTTACTGTTTAAGTGAAACATATTCATGAGCTCGCACAAAGATTCATTGTGTTCATGATAGAGCGAGAAAATCTCGAGATGATAAGAGGACGTCTCCGGATTGTTGACAGAGCCTCCTGCTAAAAAGGCTCCGCGCAAATAGGAGCGTTTGCAACATTTTTTGGCAATCAGTTCCTCTGAAATATCACGGACAAATGTGAAGCCGTCCTTCAATATTTTCAATTCATCCAAAATATAATGGGCCTGCTCTGCATACCGTACGATGTAGACGTTATTCTTTTTCAATCTCATTTTCTTACGTACAAGCAATTCGACACGCACATCGTATATCCTTTTTGTCAGCGTATAGATTCTGCGGGCAATCGCAGCATTTTCAGTTTGGATATCCAAAATCAGTTTCCGATTGGAAAAGGACAGCGATCCGTTCATCCTGATAAGTGCCGCAAGCTCTGCCTTTACGCAACAGTCTTTCGTTTCTATGGTGGTCAGTTCTTTTTTTGTTTCAGAAGCGTAGGACATCGTTGATCACCCCCAGTCTAATTTTCCTTGCATCCGGTTGCATCTATCTATTCGTCTTTTTTGATCATTGAATATAAAAGCGCTGCCACTTTTTGGGTGTCATGACGAATGACCCCGTCCTCGTAGCGAATGATTTTGTCATGCACAATCTCTAGCCCAAGGTTTGACAAGGCCGCGATATCGTACACGACCGGTGTTGCCGATTCTTTTTTATAACGCATGGCGATCTCCTCAGGAATACCTTCCTCATTTACCAGGATCGTATCCATGAAGCTGCAGCCAAGGTGGTCATAAAGTGCCTTGACATGGTCGCTTGCCGTGTATTCCAACGTTTCGCCAGCCTGTGTCATGACATTGCAGATATACACCTTTTTGGCATGCGCGTTGCACACCGCCTCGCCGATCTTTGGGACAAGGAGGTTTGGCAGGATGCTGGTGTAAAGGCTTCCAGGACCTACAATGATGAGATCAGCCTTCTCTATTTCCTCAACCGATTCCTGCAAGGGCTCGACGTTCTCTGGTGTTAGGAATACCCGTTTGATTTTTTGCCCATGAGCGGGGATTTTCGATTCTCCTGTAACGATGGAACCATCCACCATCTCCGCATGTAAAACAACGCTTTGATTTGCAGCAGGGAGAACCTTTCCTCTGACATTCAATACTTTGCTCATTTCACGAATGGCATGGACAAAGTCGCCTGTAATCGTAGTCATGGCAGCAAGGAGCAGATTACCCAGTGAATGACCGGATAACCCGTTTCCGGTTGCAAAGCGATGCTGAAACAAATCCTCGATTAGTGGTTCCACATCCGATAACGCCGCCAAGACATTGCGGACATCCCCCGGTGGAGGTATGTGCAGCTCATCACGCAATCTTCCAGAGCTTCCGCCATCATCGGCGACCGTTACCACTGCTGTGATATCCACATCATAATGCTTTAATCCTCGGAGCAGAACAGGAAGCCCCGTTCCGCCTCCGATAATGACAATTTTGGGTACCTTTTGACGTTTCATCAGTGTTTACCCTTTCGTTTCTCAATATCACGATGTGTAAGGAGTGTATCATATTCATCCTTAAAATGCTTCGCAAAATACTCTGCCAATGTCACGGAACGGTGCTGCCCTCCCGTACATCCAATGGCAAGCACAAGCTGGCTCTTCCCTTCCCGCTTGTAATATGGAAGCATAAAGCTCAACAAATCTCCCAGCTTTTCAATGAACTTCTGCGTTTCCGTCCATTTCAATACATAGGAGGAAACCTCTTCGTCAAGTCCTGTCATCGGTCTCATATGATCAATATAATGAGGGTTTGGCAAGAAGCGTACATCAAAAACAAGGTCTGCATCAATAGGAAGTCCGTACTTGAACCCGAAGGAAACAACATTCAATTTGAAAGTCTGTTTGGAGTGTGTAGCAAATTGTTTGAGGATTTTCTCTCTGAGTTCACGCGGTTTTAGGTTGGAAGTATCCAAGATCAGTTGGGCACGGCCCTTCAATTCTTCCAGTAGCTCACGCTCATGCTCGATCCCTTCAAGCGGCAAGCCCGATTTTGCTAATGGATGTGATCTTCTTGTTTCCTTATAACGGCTAACAAGAACAGAATCCTTCGCATCAAGGAATAGAATCTGCGGTGTTACCCATGATAATTCCGAAATGTCATCCAGCGCTTCAAACAGGCTGTCGAAAAACTCGCGTCCACGCAGGTCCATTACCAATGCCACTTTATTCATTTTATTGCCCGACTCTTCCATCAGCTCCAAAAACTTCGGAAGCAGGGTCGGAGGTAGATTATCGACACAGAAAAAGCCAAGATCCTCCAAGCTTTGGATAGTGACGGTTTTCCCCGCTCCGCTCATCCCAGTGATAATCACCAATTCCACATCACTGCTCGTACCTGTACTCATATTGTTTTCACTCCTTTAATTCTGGCTTTGGCTTTTCAATCACCAATCAGTTTGGATCCAGACGGTAGGACAACAATTCGAAATCCGGCGTGTAAGTGAACGTACCGAAAATCATGCCAGAACCTTTAATGAGATAATCGAGTATGTGAAAATCCCCTGGCGCCATTGGAAGTGTTGCAATATCCTCCTGCTTATGCCATTCGATTTTCCCTTCTTCTGATTCCTTCACATTCTGTCCGTCATACTCCGTCGCAAGGAAGGTGAACATCATCCATTCGGACACGATGTCCTTTCCCTCTTTTATCACAAATGTAAAAACACCCTTAAGGGCAGGATTTTTTAAGTAGATGCCTGTTTCTTCACGATACTCACGCACCACGGTATCTTTCACCGATTCTCCGTGCTCCATTTTTCCACCAGGTGCAACCCACCACCCACGACGTGGCTTTTGCAACAGTAGCACTTGGTCATCTTTCACTAACACACAATTTGTTACTCTTTGCATGGTTACAACCCCTTTTAATCTTAGCTGTCTAATTATAGATTTCCTTTTTCATTGGCTCTGTTAAAGCATACTGTTGATTGGAGCAATAGGCGAAGACCCCTGAGGGAGATAGCGTTTTAGGGGAGACCCCGCAGGCGCAAGCCGAGGAGGCTCCCCTAACGCCCCTAGGAAAGCAAAGCCTAGTGCGGAAATCAACAGCGATGTTTAACTGAGCCTTTTCATTAAAAATAAAACTAGCCAAGTGTATCATTTTTTATTTTACAGCAAATGCACCTATTAAGACACAATAAAGTTCTACAAATTAACGAACTCTATGTAAGGATTCCTGACAGGTATCGATTCCAGGTTGGGAACAGAGATTTGTAAACGCTTTATTTTTCAAGTATATCATAGCTTAACTATAAACTAAGCATACCCTAAAAAAAGGCATAAAAAAAGGACACGGGAAAAAGGGAACCCGTGTCATCCACTATATTTATAAAAGGGGGTCAATTACTATTTATATAATAACCGATTATTGTTTCAAAGCTGTTACAGATGCGTTAAGGCGCAGTTACGTTTTGGTTAAAGGAACATTTCGACAAGTCCCTTTATAGTTCGACATACCTATGCCGAGCTTTATTTTGCTGTGTTTGCCTTTAACTCCTCCACAAGCTCTTCCACATAGTGTTGGGCACTTTGTGCAGCGATACTTCCGTCACCTGTTGCCGTTACAATCTGACGTAACGTTTTCTCGCGGATATCACCAGCCGCAAAGATTCCAGGAATTTTCGTTTCCATTCGCTCATTTGTTTCGATATAACCCATGTCATTTGTAATTCCAAGGTTCAAGAATGGTTTTGTCAATGGTAGCATTCCCACATAGATGAACACACCATCTGTTTGGAACTCCTGCTCTTCTCCATCCTTCGTGCTCACAAGCGTCACACTGCCAACCTTGCCGTCCTTTTCGTTGATTTCTTTGATGGTGTTGCTCCAGATGAAATCGATCTTGTCGTTGTCAAATGCACGCTGTTGAAGGATTTTCTGTGCACGAAGCTCATCACGACGGTGAACTATCGTCACTTTGGATGCAAAGCGAGTCAGGTACACGCCCTCTTCCACAGCAGAGTCCCCTCCACCAACAACCACCAATTCTTTATTTTTAAAGAACGCGCCATCACAAACCGCACAGTAGGAAACTCCGCGTCCGCCAAGCTCTTTCTCACCAGGGGCACCGATTTTTTTGTACTCGGCACCACTTGCTATGATTACTGTACGTCCTTTATAAGATTTACTGCCAGCGTTCACTGTTTTATATTCTTTTCCATCAATAACTTCTTTCACATCACCATATGCATATTCGGCACCAAACTTCTTCGCATGCTCGAACATTTTAGTGGATAGCTCAGGTCCAAGGATATGGTCAAAGCCAGGGTAGTTCTCGACTTCCTCTGTGTTTGCCATCTGTCCACCCGGCATTCCGCGCTCGATCATCAACGTGCTCAAATTAGCACGGGATGTGTAAACTGCAGAAGTCATCCCCGCAGGTCCTGCTCCAATAATGATCACATCATAAATTTTTTCCTCTGTCATGTTGCCCACTCCTTTAACTCTTTTACTGCTTTATGATAACCCTATTTTCATCCGATTTTAGATATATAATTACGGAACACCCTTATAAAGTATTCCCAGTTACTATCCTATATAACAGGTGGGTTGTCCGTCCAACTATTTGCTCATAAGAAATCAGCAAAAAAACCGAACCTTTACTCAGGCCCGGCCTTTAAGATAAAGTAGCAACCAATTCCTCTACTCTTTTGATGTATTTCCTTAAAGTACTTTCAGAAACCTCATATGTTTCCACCAACTCTTTTTGAGTCACTGCATAACCATTCCCTTTGCTCCAGACATAGGCAAAAGCCCCAGCCCAAGCAGGTGCATTCGTGAAAGTAACGGCTTCCTTCGATGCGCGTGCATAAAGGTCAAACCATTCTTTTACGGTCGAATCGACCTGTTTCTTTTTTAAAAGTTTTGCAATTTCATACCCATTGACCACATTGACCGGTACATCCTTACGATTCAATAAGGCAAACATGGCAAATTCGCGTACAGAAGATGTGACAAAGGATTGCTCAAGTACATTTTTGACCGTTGTCTTACTTGAGAAGCTCGATTGGAAGATGTGGAAGAGCTGTTCGGCTTCTTCTTCCTCGACCGTTTTATCTTCTACATGGTTCCATGGCTCCGTGCCGGCCTTTTCAGGGTTCAACTCAAGCACTTTCGCCCATGCCTGCTCTGCGGTCGTAAATCGTTCCGTCTGATAGGCTGCATTAGCCAGCCAGAAATAAAACGTACCATCTCCTTGAAAACCGTTCTTCTGCAGAGAACGCAACCACTTGAAGGACAGTTCGTAACGTCCGATCAGCCCAAAAGTCGCGCCAAGCTTATAACGATGTTCCACTAGAATCGGTGTCACCTTTTCAAGGCGGGTTGCAAGCTCATTCATTTCCTTCACATTATTCTCGTAATGGAAAAAGACAAGCAGGTTGCATAGCGCATGCAGGTTGCCTGGATTCTTTTCCAGCACTTCCTCCAGCACATCGCGCGCCTCTGAAAGATTCCCCTTGTAGAAGTAGGCCAATGCCAAGTTATTGTATGCCGACCAGAATTGCGGATACTCTTCAATGATTTGCTCGAGTAATGCCAACGCTTCATCAAGCTCACCTTTCTCAAGCAAACCTCTGGCATTTTCCTGCATGACAATAAGGTGATCCTGACCCTCCACATAATCCTCCGGTTCGTCCGTCTCGATTTCCAAAAGATCTATCAAATCTTCCGTATCCTCCACGAACTCCCCGTCCGGCTCCATCGTCAAATATTCCTCGGCATGCTTCCTAGCCTCCTGGAACAATCCCAAATACGCATAATTGTTCGCCAAAAAGTAATGGCAGTCGTGCATATCGGGAGCCAAATCTCCTATAATTTCCTCTAAAAGTTCATTCGAACGCTGATAATCGCCAAGCTCGGTTAAAACAATCGCCAGTTGACACATAATGGATGCATCACTCGGCTTCATCGCCTCCGCACGCTGCAGCCATTTTCTTGCCTTATATAAATCCCGCTTTCTATAAGCGCGGATGCCCTTTTGAAAAAAATAATCGCCATTCTGCGCAAATGGGATGATCTTCGCAACTTGTTTCATATTCGGATTTTTTCCCATTATAGCCTCCATACAAACTTACTTACCGTTCGTAGTATAACACAACACCGCTTTGAAAGGGAGGTGGGAAATTTTGATGTTTGTTGTTTTCTGGCCTTGATAATCGGGGGTTCTTTTATACTTTAAGTGAAATACTTTATTGAAATAGCTATTTCAAAAGTTAATCTCGAACCCTACAGTTGCATCCCTTTAGAATTGGTGATTTTGAAATTTATTGAACAAACGTTTGTTTAGAAAAATCTTTATTCATATAGTATAAGTCTGGTTTTTTTGCTTTTTTGGGATTAAAACATAATTATTTCAAACTAGCTTTTTGAAAAGTAATTCTTAGTTGCGACGGCTGTATCCCTTCGTACATTTGACCTTTTATATTCGATTATACAAACGTTTGTTTGAAATTTACTATGGCAGGAAAAAAGTAGAGAGTTCCCCTTTCCCGATTTTTAAGAGTCTTGGATAAATTGAAAAGGGGGATAGTACTCTCATTAAATAAAAAACACCTCCCCAGCTGCTCGCAGGCAACCAAGGAAGTGCAACCTTATAGTTTTATTTCTCCGCTCCTCCAGGCTTTTTCGCATGACGCTCTTCCAGAACCGCCAAAACCTCATCCAAATTTACGTCCTGTTCTCGCAACAGCACCATCACATGGAAAAATAGGTCGGCAACCTCCCAAGTCAGCTCCCCGCGGTCACGATTCTTCGCGGCAATGATCACTTCCGCCGCTTCCTCGCCAACCTTCTTCAAAATCTTATCCACACCCTCTTCAAAAAGGTAGGTGGTATAAGATCCTTCTGGTTTTTCCATAGCACGCGAGGCAATCAAAGACTCCAAACGCCCCAAAATGGAAGATGCAGAATCGGCCCTCTCAACGTCTGCTCCACTACCAGCACTAGCCCCATCAACCAGCACCACCTCATGAAAACAGGTCGACTCTCCCTTATGACACGCCGGTCCATTTGGCTCCACCAACACAAGTACCGCATCCTGATCGCAGTCATAGCGCATCTCTACCACTCGCTGTGTATTGCCGGAAGTCGCTCCCTTATGCCAAAGTTCTGCACGTGACCGGCTCCAGAACCAAGTCTCCCGGGTTTCTATCGTTTTCACGAGCGATTCACCGTTCATATAAGCAAGTGTCAACACTTCCTTACTAGAAACATCTTGCACAATTGCCGGGACAAGTCCTTTTTCGTCAAACCTAACCGCTTCAAGATTGATCATCGAACCTCCACCCCTTTCTCCTTCAAGTAATTCTTCACTTCTTTTACACTTGTTTCTTTATAGTGGAAAATGGACGCGGCCAATGCTGCATCAGCCGCTCCTTCTTCAAACGCCGTAAGGAAATGCGATGCTTCCCCTGCACCACCAGAGGCAATGACCGGAACC is part of the Sutcliffiella sp. FSL R7-0096 genome and harbors:
- a CDS encoding HPr family phosphocarrier protein yields the protein MVQKQVDVRLKTGLQARPAALFVQEANRFSSEVFLEKDGKKVNAKSIMGLMSLAISSGTTITLIADGHDEEDAIAALTEYVQQEN
- the whiA gene encoding DNA-binding protein WhiA — encoded protein: MSYASETKKELTTIETKDCCVKAELAALIRMNGSLSFSNRKLILDIQTENAAIARRIYTLTKRIYDVRVELLVRKKMRLKKNNVYIVRYAEQAHYILDELKILKDGFTFVRDISEELIAKKCCKRSYLRGAFLAGGSVNNPETSSYHLEIFSLYHEHNESLCELMNMFHLNSKTLERKKGYITYLKEAEKIAEFLSIIGAHQALLKFEDIRIVRDMRNSVNRLVNCETANLNKTIGAAIRQVENIRFIDSTVGLGILPDKLREIAELRVTYQDVTLKELGEMVSSGTISKSGINHRLRKIDEIADKLRAGESVK
- a CDS encoding YvcK family protein; translation: MKRQKVPKIVIIGGGTGLPVLLRGLKHYDVDITAVVTVADDGGSSGRLRDELHIPPPGDVRNVLAALSDVEPLIEDLFQHRFATGNGLSGHSLGNLLLAAMTTITGDFVHAIREMSKVLNVRGKVLPAANQSVVLHAEMVDGSIVTGESKIPAHGQKIKRVFLTPENVEPLQESVEEIEKADLIIVGPGSLYTSILPNLLVPKIGEAVCNAHAKKVYICNVMTQAGETLEYTASDHVKALYDHLGCSFMDTILVNEEGIPEEIAMRYKKESATPVVYDIAALSNLGLEIVHDKIIRYEDGVIRHDTQKVAALLYSMIKKDE
- the rapZ gene encoding RNase adapter RapZ, translated to MSTGTSSDVELVIITGMSGAGKTVTIQSLEDLGFFCVDNLPPTLLPKFLELMEESGNKMNKVALVMDLRGREFFDSLFEALDDISELSWVTPQILFLDAKDSVLVSRYKETRRSHPLAKSGLPLEGIEHERELLEELKGRAQLILDTSNLKPRELREKILKQFATHSKQTFKLNVVSFGFKYGLPIDADLVFDVRFLPNPHYIDHMRPMTGLDEEVSSYVLKWTETQKFIEKLGDLLSFMLPYYKREGKSQLVLAIGCTGGQHRSVTLAEYFAKHFKDEYDTLLTHRDIEKRKGKH
- a CDS encoding 8-oxo-dGTP diphosphatase, producing the protein MQRVTNCVLVKDDQVLLLQKPRRGWWVAPGGKMEHGESVKDTVVREYREETGIYLKNPALKGVFTFVIKEGKDIVSEWMMFTFLATEYDGQNVKESEEGKIEWHKQEDIATLPMAPGDFHILDYLIKGSGMIFGTFTYTPDFELLSYRLDPN
- the trxB gene encoding thioredoxin-disulfide reductase — protein: MTEEKIYDVIIIGAGPAGMTSAVYTSRANLSTLMIERGMPGGQMANTEEVENYPGFDHILGPELSTKMFEHAKKFGAEYAYGDVKEVIDGKEYKTVNAGSKSYKGRTVIIASGAEYKKIGAPGEKELGGRGVSYCAVCDGAFFKNKELVVVGGGDSAVEEGVYLTRFASKVTIVHRRDELRAQKILQQRAFDNDKIDFIWSNTIKEINEKDGKVGSVTLVSTKDGEEQEFQTDGVFIYVGMLPLTKPFLNLGITNDMGYIETNERMETKIPGIFAAGDIREKTLRQIVTATGDGSIAAQSAQHYVEELVEELKANTAK
- a CDS encoding tetratricopeptide repeat protein, whose product is MGKNPNMKQVAKIIPFAQNGDYFFQKGIRAYRKRDLYKARKWLQRAEAMKPSDASIMCQLAIVLTELGDYQRSNELLEEIIGDLAPDMHDCHYFLANNYAYLGLFQEARKHAEEYLTMEPDGEFVEDTEDLIDLLEIETDEPEDYVEGQDHLIVMQENARGLLEKGELDEALALLEQIIEEYPQFWSAYNNLALAYFYKGNLSEARDVLEEVLEKNPGNLHALCNLLVFFHYENNVKEMNELATRLEKVTPILVEHRYKLGATFGLIGRYELSFKWLRSLQKNGFQGDGTFYFWLANAAYQTERFTTAEQAWAKVLELNPEKAGTEPWNHVEDKTVEEEEAEQLFHIFQSSFSSKTTVKNVLEQSFVTSSVREFAMFALLNRKDVPVNVVNGYEIAKLLKKKQVDSTVKEWFDLYARASKEAVTFTNAPAWAGAFAYVWSKGNGYAVTQKELVETYEVSESTLRKYIKRVEELVATLS
- the hisIE gene encoding bifunctional phosphoribosyl-AMP cyclohydrolase/phosphoribosyl-ATP diphosphatase HisIE, whose product is MINLEAVRFDEKGLVPAIVQDVSSKEVLTLAYMNGESLVKTIETRETWFWSRSRAELWHKGATSGNTQRVVEMRYDCDQDAVLVLVEPNGPACHKGESTCFHEVVLVDGASAGSGADVERADSASSILGRLESLIASRAMEKPEGSYTTYLFEEGVDKILKKVGEEAAEVIIAAKNRDRGELTWEVADLFFHVMVLLREQDVNLDEVLAVLEERHAKKPGGAEK